The following proteins come from a genomic window of Kitasatospora sp. NBC_01246:
- a CDS encoding RNA polymerase sigma factor has translation MESSGGCRGGREPDPGPASDTAEFNRVFTDLLPRLHRAAVGLTGSRAAADDVVHDAYLRIARGPDRFLGHPQPYAYAFTTMANLVRDQWRRERRRVPPPEWAADEQACADPLGGGLGELLARWEVLRLLGRLTAKQARVVQLVDLDGYSVDEAAALLGLHRSTLAVTRRRALARLRVVLEGEREHGRGDEGGRGREGQRAGGLPGRNPVERAGDRDRDRDCDCDCDRARRCDPARGRSGPEVRPCAPRWRRGGAADAPN, from the coding sequence ATGGAGTCCAGTGGTGGGTGCCGGGGCGGGCGGGAGCCGGATCCCGGACCCGCCTCCGACACGGCCGAGTTCAACCGGGTGTTCACGGATCTGCTGCCCCGGCTCCACCGCGCGGCCGTCGGGCTCACCGGCAGCCGGGCCGCCGCCGACGACGTCGTCCACGACGCGTATCTGCGGATCGCCCGCGGCCCCGACCGGTTCCTCGGCCATCCGCAGCCCTACGCCTACGCGTTCACCACGATGGCGAACCTCGTCCGGGACCAGTGGCGACGCGAACGCCGCCGGGTGCCGCCGCCCGAGTGGGCGGCCGACGAGCAGGCCTGCGCCGATCCGCTCGGCGGCGGGCTGGGAGAACTGCTGGCGCGCTGGGAGGTGCTCCGGCTGCTGGGCCGGCTGACCGCCAAGCAGGCCCGGGTGGTGCAGCTGGTCGACCTCGACGGGTACAGCGTCGACGAGGCCGCCGCGCTGCTCGGCCTGCACCGCTCCACGTTGGCGGTCACCCGGCGCCGGGCGCTGGCCCGGCTCCGGGTGGTCCTCGAAGGCGAACGCGAGCACGGACGCGGTGACGAGGGGGGTCGGGGGCGCGAGGGGCAGCGTGCCGGCGGGCTCCCCGGCCGCAACCCGGTCGAACGCGCGGGCGATCGCGATCGCGATCGCGACTGCGACTGCGACTGCGACCGTGCCCGCCGCTGCGACCCGGCCCGGGGTCGCTCCGGCCCCGAGGTGCGGCCGTGCGCCCCGCGGTGGCGGCGGGGAGGGGCCGCCGACGCACCGAACTGA
- a CDS encoding cation:dicarboxylate symporter family transporter, translating into MSITGAAQAGGRRRDRTHYLYLAVIVAVVAGVVVGLAAPSFAVELKPIGTGFVNLIKMMISPVIFCTIVLGIGSVTKAAKVGKVGGLALGYFLAMSTVALAIGLLVGNLLEPGGGLHLTAALAKSGHAQAAAGGAQSTADFLLGMIPTTMFSALTEGKVLQTLLVALLAGFALQAMGTAGAPVLRGIEHVQRLVFRVMSMIMWVAPVGAFGAMAAVVGATGTAALKSLAVIMIGFYLTCGLFVVVVLGTLLRLVAGVNVFTLLRYLGREFLLILSTSSSESALPRLIAKMEHLGVSRPVVGITVPTGYSFNLDGTAIYLTMASIFISEAMDKPMSIGEQLSLLVFMVIASKGAAGVTGAGLATLAGGLQSHKPALVDGVGLIVGIDRFMSEARALTNFAGNAVATVLIGHWTGEFDRERARQVLAGAIPFDERTLVDTHGAPDAPGTPEVRPDPVPAQSAAPAA; encoded by the coding sequence ATGTCGATCACTGGAGCAGCACAGGCGGGAGGCAGACGCCGGGACCGCACCCACTACCTCTACCTCGCGGTGATCGTGGCGGTGGTCGCGGGCGTGGTGGTCGGCTTGGCCGCACCGTCGTTCGCGGTGGAACTGAAGCCGATCGGCACCGGCTTCGTCAATCTGATCAAGATGATGATCAGCCCGGTGATCTTCTGCACCATCGTGCTGGGCATCGGCTCGGTGACCAAGGCGGCGAAGGTCGGCAAGGTCGGCGGACTGGCCCTCGGCTACTTCCTCGCCATGTCGACCGTGGCCCTGGCCATCGGCCTGCTGGTCGGCAACCTGCTGGAGCCCGGCGGCGGGCTGCACCTGACCGCCGCGCTGGCCAAGTCCGGTCACGCCCAGGCAGCCGCCGGGGGCGCCCAGTCCACCGCCGACTTCCTGCTCGGGATGATCCCGACCACCATGTTCTCGGCCCTCACCGAGGGCAAGGTGCTGCAGACCCTGCTGGTCGCCCTGCTGGCCGGCTTCGCCCTCCAGGCGATGGGCACCGCCGGGGCGCCGGTGCTGCGCGGGATCGAGCACGTGCAGCGGCTGGTGTTCCGGGTCATGTCGATGATCATGTGGGTGGCGCCGGTCGGCGCCTTCGGGGCGATGGCGGCGGTGGTCGGCGCGACCGGCACGGCCGCCTTGAAGAGCCTCGCCGTGATCATGATCGGCTTCTACCTCACCTGCGGGCTCTTCGTCGTCGTGGTGCTCGGCACGCTGCTGCGGCTGGTCGCCGGGGTGAACGTGTTCACCCTGCTGCGCTACCTCGGCCGCGAGTTCCTGCTGATCCTCTCCACCTCGTCCTCGGAGAGCGCGCTGCCCCGCCTGATCGCCAAGATGGAGCACCTGGGCGTCAGCCGCCCGGTCGTCGGCATCACCGTGCCGACCGGCTACAGCTTCAACCTGGACGGCACCGCGATCTACCTCACGATGGCCTCGATCTTCATCTCCGAGGCGATGGACAAGCCGATGTCGATCGGCGAGCAGCTGTCGCTGCTGGTCTTCATGGTGATCGCCAGCAAGGGCGCGGCCGGGGTCACCGGCGCCGGGCTGGCCACCCTCGCGGGCGGACTGCAGTCGCACAAGCCGGCGCTGGTGGACGGGGTCGGCCTGATCGTCGGCATCGACCGCTTCATGTCCGAGGCCCGGGCACTGACCAACTTCGCGGGCAACGCCGTGGCCACCGTGCTGATCGGGCACTGGACGGGCGAGTTCGACCGCGAGCGGGCCCGGCAGGTGCTGGCGGGCGCGATCCCGTTCGACGAGCGGACGCTGGTGGACACCCACGGCGCGCCCGACGCGCCCGGCACCCCCGAGGTGCGGCCGGACCCGGTCCCCGCGCAGAGCGCCGCCCCGGCGGCCTGA